The nucleotide sequence ATTCATTATTTCTTTATCCAAACACACCGCAACTAATGAGCATCTCTTCCAGTGTCAGGCTCTCAGCTAAACGCTGAGGGATAaagcactgaaaaaaattatatatatatatgatgtcaGTCTTCAGAACTAGGAGAGAAATGTGGTAAGAACCTGtggtgttaaaaaagaaaatatgtaactaGATGCCAGATAAATGTGCTCTTAAGACAGCTCAAAGGAAGCTGCTACACATGTCAGTCAATAACCAACAGAGGGAGCCTGAAGAGCACAGACAGCGTCTAGCGACGACACCTGAAAACCTCTCCATCACTTCTAGGCATAGTCACCAGTTATTCAACACCTGCTAAATACCTGTCACTGTgagagacattttctttttcttttctggccgCACcgcacagcttatgggatcttagtcccccgactagggattgaaccccgggctctcggcagtgaaagtgctgagttttaaccactggaccccaaggGAATTCCCAAGAGACATTTTCTTAAACACTCAGTTGGTTTATAAGAACGCTAGGAAACCTCGCACTTGCAGGAAAGGAATTGCAATCTGAGTAGCAATTCCCTTTGAGGAATGGACGCCCTTCCCAATGGTCCCCGCAAAAGCAGGAGCTCTACTTGCGGGGAACTGTGGGGTTTGGAGCCAGTAGGCCTGGGTGCCCAGAGGCCAGAAATGAGAGAAACCTAGTCATTCAACCTCTCTGAAACCACTTTTCTTCACTTGTAAAGTAGGATTATTGAGAGAGTTGATGACATAAGGTAAGTACTAAATAAATGCTAAAGCCGCCCAAGAACTCTGAGTTGCTACAGCTGGTCATTCAACAAAGCCTAAGTAAGGACAGAGTGAACTCCAGGCGCGGGCTGGACACTGGGGACCCCTGATGAATATGACATGACCCTGCCCAAGACGCTGCTCGATACAGGAGCTACCCAACCCCTGCTTAGAAATGGCACACCTTAATCACACATAGTAAGGTCTATTAGCACAACAGAAGTATTTCCTTCTTTCAGGagctatattttcttctctttgggagCTGATATTCCACTTGGGGGATTACTCagtcatttgttttccttcctttcttgaaTGGCCGGCCTGGATTTTGAAACTTCCTGTACTTATTCAGATGGGTACCAGATTGCAACTGAGGAATTTAGAAAAACATATGAGTTCTGTGGTTCTATTTTGTTCCCTGACAGTAGGTCAGTGAAAAATACAACAACAGGATTAAGATGCAACTAATGGTTAAAAATAAGACTTTGGGGCCATGAATTTCCTTTCTTGATGTGATTCCTTACTCCCAGTAGCACGGGAGATCCAGAGTTTTGTTTCTCTGCAAGGCATAGCTTAGTCAGTGTAACAGCATGTGCTTCGTATTCTGATAACAATTCGAGGAAGCATAACGCCTTTCACATCTATCATCCAAGCTTGTAGTGCAGGTGTATCACACTTGCCATACAGATAAGCAAGCAAAGATGCTGATGGCTTAAGTAACCCAGGCAAGATCTCATTTCAAGGCCAGAAAGCTTCTTGCTCCTGATCCCAGCTCGGTTCCTTATCTGTACTGCTTATCATCCTAACATATCTAATTCATTTCTCCCGTTTCGAAACCAAATTTGCAAGTGAGAAATAGCTtattaaattaaagaaatatctGAGGCTTAGGAAATCCTATAgcatattaaagaaattaaataaatcaatttgACTCCAGAAGACAGATGTTTAAGATGTCATTAAAccacatacaaaataaaatgcttctATTCTTCCTTGTGTCCACATCATAATGACCATCATCCTACATCATACTATACTTCAGTACaagagaaaacattattttacCATATATTATTACATTTAAAACTCAAGGACATAGAAAAATACAAGTagggataaaagagaaaaaataaaaatggctccAACATTGTTTAaagtacacacgcacacacatatatgtacacatatatacatttatatgtatatataaacacatgagACAGAAATACACATAAATGTCAAGCAATTTTCTCTGAGTAGTGGAGCTTACACacaactttgatttttctttatccttcttTGAACTCTTTATAGTGAACACACCAAAATATTTCCAAGTTTGTactgggaaaaatatttcttcctcaCTTGTTAGCTTTTTTACTTAACCTaacctggtgctgggagggattgggggcaggaggagaaggggacgacagaggatgagatggctggatggcatcaccgactcgatggacatgaatttgagtggactccgggagttggtgatggacagggaggcctggcgtgctgcggttcatggggtccaaagagtcggacaagactgagtgactgaactgaactgaactgaacactgataaaagcagccacagataTCAGTTCTCAAAATAGTATCTCAAACATGACAAAGAAACTAACAGCTTAATTGTCCATTAAATACAGGTCATACAGTCCTGCAATACGAACACATTACTCCTCATCTTTTCTCTTGATAATTGATGGGCCAGTGTCAGAACTTTATAATGATTGAAATGCAGTGAAGGATGATCAGtgttaatctctctctctctcccccctcccttccctttgccctgctctttctctctcccttctcccagtAGAAATACCACTAGCCAGTCTGCGAGGGGAACAAGGTCCCCGTGGAGAGCCTGGCCCAAGAGGACCACCTGGGCCCCCCGGTTTACCAGGTCAGGGGATACCTGGAGTCAAAGGAAAACCGGGGCCGCAGGGGTATCCAGGAATTGGAAAGCCAGGTATGCCCGGAATGCCAGGAAAGCCAGGAGCCATGGGAATGCCTGGGGCCAAAGGTGAGATCGGACCCAAAGGGGAGATCGGACCCATGGGGATCCCCGGACCGCAAGGACCTCCAGGGCCTCACGGACTTCCTGGCATTGGGAAGCCAGGTGGGCCAGGGTTACCAGGGCAACCAGGTGCCAAAGGTGAGAGAGGACCCAAAGGACCACCAGGCCCCCCAGGCCTTCAGGGTCCTAAAGGAGAGAAGGGCTTCGGGATGCCGGGTCTGCCAGGCCTGAAGGGTCCTCCAGGGATGCACGGCCCTCCTGGCCCTGTAGGACTTCCAGGAGTGGGTAAACCAGGggtgacaggcttccctgggccCCAGGGCCCCCTGGGAAAGCCAGGCCCTCCAGGTGAACCTGGACCACAAGGCCCTATCGGGGTCCCAGGGGTTCAAGGACCTCCTGGGATACCTGGAATTGGCAAACCGGGCCAGGACGGGATCCCCGGACAGCCAGGATTTCCAGGTGGTAAAGGGGAGCAAGGCCTGCCAGGGCTGCCAGGACCCCCAGGCCTCCCAGGGGTCGggaaaccaggcttccctggaccCAAAGGTGACAGGGGTGTCGGGGGTCTTCCTGGGCCTCTGGGACCAAGGGGGGAGAAAGGACCAGTAGGCGCTCCTGGATTGGGGGGTCCCCCAGGAGAGCCAGGCCTGCCTGGAATCCCAGGTCCTATGGGTCCTCCAGGTGCTATTGGTTTTCCTGGACCCAAAGGAGAAGGTGGGGTTGTGGGGCCACAGGGGCCCCCAGGACCGAAGGGTGAGCCAGGGCTTCAAGGCTTCCCAGGAAAGCCAGGTTTCCTGGGCGAAGTGGGGCCCCCTGGCATGAGGGGCTTGCCAGGTCCCATAGGGCCCAAGGGGGAGGCTGGGCTCAAAGGCTTGCCAGGGCTACCAGGCGCCCCAGGGCTGCTTGGACCAAAGGGAGAGCCAGGAATCCCAGGGGAGCAGGGTTTACAGGGCCCCCCAGGCATCCCAGGGATTGCAGGCCCGAGTGGCCCCATTGGACCACCTGGAATTCCCGGCCCCAAAGGAGAACCCGGTCTCCCAGGGCCCCCGGggttccctggagtagggaagcctggagtagcAGGACTTCATGGCCCCCCGGGGAAGCCTGGTGCCCTGGGTCCCCAGGGCCAGCCTGGCCTTCCAGGACCCCCAGGCCCTCCGgggcccccagggcccccagctGTGATGCCCCCGACACCACCACCCCATGGAGAGTACCTGCCAGATATGGGGCTGGGCATCGAGGGAGCGAAACCCCCGCACGCCTACGGGGCTAAGAAAGCCAAGAACGGAGGAGGGCCGGCCTACGAGATGCCCGCGTTCACCGCCGAGCTGACGGCGCCTTTCCCGCCCGTGGGGGCCCCGGTGAAGTTCGACAAACTGCTCTATAACGGCAGACAGAACTACAACCCGCAGACGGGCATCTTCACCTGCGAGGTCCCCGGGGTCTACTACTTTGTCTACCACGTTCACTGCAAGGGGGGCAACGTGTGGGTTGCTCTGTTCAGGAACAACGAGCCCGTGATGTACACCTACGACGAGTACAAGAAGGGCTTCCTGGACCAGGCGTCCGGCAGCGCCGTGCTGCTGCTCCGGCCCGGAGACCGGGTCTTCCTGCAGATGCCCTCTGAACAGGCCGCGGGGCTGTACGCGGGGCAGTACGTCCACTCCTCTTTTTCAGGATATTTATTGTATCccatgtaaaaaagaaaaaaaaggaaagagatttaatagaagaaaagaaaatgatgcaCCCCCCAAAATCCAAATGAGAAACATAATTGCTTTGAAACATTTATATAGTTGGAAAGTTATATTTAAGTGAAAATTTGAACCGACATGtacaaataaaaactaagatGCATGCTTAGTGCTCTGCACGGCAGCCTGTGATTGAAAATGATGGGATAGATTTTATGTATCAAGTACTGACACTTGTGTTGTACCCACTGGAATTGTATTAGCTGCTTATGTTATGTGCTTCCATGATAACCTGCTTAATTCAGATCGAAGTATTTCAGTATGAAAGAGCATCATAAGtaatgaaagtcactcactcatattgtttactttaaaatatttataaatatggcTTAAAGAAATGTCAGTGATAACAATTACATACCGTATTTACTTGCATAATTTCCTCTGTATTTGTGCAGATATTTCGCCCTGGGATGTGGGGGTGTCCTGCAGTGCTCTTCCCCAGTGAGACGGGGACGAAGAACCAGGGTAGGGCTTTAGTCCACAGGATATTTCACCCCTGTTGGAGGCTGTGTCTTTTACAAGAGCTCTACTCAGAATTGTATGTCTAGTGTCCCTGGAAGAACAACTGTAGTGTATTTACTCGTGCCCTTCTCTGTGCCGAGCACTGGATGACACATTTTTGCGGGGCTTAAGACAGTGAGTGCCCCAGAAGAAGCTAACAAACCAGCTGGGAGACATGAGCGGAAAGTAACTCATTTGTTCCTCAAGGAACAAATGTATTTGCTTGTATTTTCCTTTCccgtgatttttttttctttcttcttgtctcCATGTAATTTACACTATGAATCAACTAATATGAACACCTAGaagtcataagaaaaaaataaataaataaccctcTCCCCGCCGAACTTTCCAGTCTTGTGGAAAGTTCATTATCAATAGCAGTTCTTAACTGTGTTTACATGCATATAATAATCCCCTTCCTCTGGctacacacacaaataattacAATGAGGTTTCATCCATGAAGGGGATATCAGTACTTTTTAGTAAATATTGAATTTCAATGAAATTTCCCTGCGTAGTATACATACAAATCCGTGTGTCATCTGAGGTTCCAGAGTGAAGTCCCTAAATCTAAGCTGTCCTTTACTTGGGGAAAGAAAGGGGAGCTTCAGGAttatataggaaaataaatttttctgaaaaaataatttctgaagtcttaaatgaacaaatggatgTTACTTCCTGCTCTAAGTACTAAAAATGCAGGAAGCGACTCGTGAAAGAGCCGTGTGGAATGTTAAAGGGCAATGACAGCACATGCTTTTTATGTCACCCCACAAGTACAAGAATCAATacaattttagagagaaaaataaatatttttccaggtTTTCACTTAGTTACATATGAATTGCTTTGCATATTAAGATCTGGTCTCAAAACACAGACAAAGCATTTCAAGCTGGCTATGAGTATGCTGCTGATACTATAAGCCACTGGGGGGATAATGTGGGGCCATGGCGGTGAAGTCTTGCATCTTCTCAAAATTAAGAGTGAGGAAACAAGGTGATAGGTACAGATgggaaaatacacaaataaatacggtatataaacacacatggaATTGTGTCTACGTGAAATCGGAATCCTTTTAACCATCGAGAATGTTCTCCTCAGCCTAGTATctgtcttttccctcttttccttatATGGTATACAAGCACCATTTGTTCTCAATTCGTTAGAATGAGAAATGAGTTCATTATCACGTGGTTTCTTACTCATGGCTAAACATATGACAAACTTTTCCCATCAGAAACATATCCCACTCAACCTTCATTTTCAAAGCAGATAATAGCACCTATGTGGCCAAACATCTTTTGGGTTGGTCTTGAGGGTGCTGGTTGTGGGCAAACGGCTGTGAGGGCCACTTGGGTCCACTTGGGTTCCATCTGCTGAATAGCTGCATGGAAATGGCTCAGAAGCAAGTCAGCTCAGCTCGtttataaaactgtatttatCTGTACATGTATGGGCTTTTTATTTCCACAAAGAGAGGAAGTACCTTTTTAGTCAAAACcaaatttcacttttcaaatacCTTCCAACTTATTTATTGGTTGTTACTCAattgcatctgtgtgtgtgtgtgtgtgtttgtgtattatCAGGCATATGCTTCTAACTTTTAGATAGGAGAGGAGCAAAATCTATGCCAGATACTGTGTATTCTATTATACAATGGTGCTAATCTCAGAGCTAAATGAATTActccatttaatttaaaaaagagttttaagTAATTATCTATGCATCTGTGTTTCCCTTCGGAGTGTTACACATCATGTTAACACTCTGAGTGTACAGGCAGATGAAACAAGCACATGTGCTAAAGTTTAGGGACAGTGCTACAATTCCTAGTAATTCAAAATTAACTAGAACTTTTCCATGTGAAATGGACCAAACTGACAATATTGTTATTTCAATACAGAGTTTGAATGCAGGGTAACATCCCACAGGGGCGAAGAATGTCTGCAGTGGGTGActgttctcaaaatattttacagataaCCATGAATGGTGAACAGACTGGTAACTTTTTTTGAGTTTCCATGATAGATTTGAGACATGTCAATAACAaatcatttttgtatttaaaattttgtactgATTTGAAAAAAAGAGTCTTATTAAATACCTTTAAAAGTATGTTTCTCCTCTTGTTCATATCACTCAGCTGACACTGTCTGAACTTTGTAACTGTTTATCCCCTAATGTGTTAATTAGCTGCTGAAACACAGACCTAACATAATCctagcttgaaagtgaaagtgttagtcactcagttgtgtccgactttttgtgaccccatggatgatagcctgccaggttcctctgtccatggacttctccaggtaagaatactggagagggttgccattccctcctccaggggatctttgcgacccaggaattgaagctgggtctcctgcattgcaggcagatcatttactgtctgagtcactagggaagccccgaTCCTGGTTTAATGGGGACAATTCTTTCTCTCTGAGAGAGCAGCTGCAAGTGTAAGCAGGCTGGGGTGGCCGTGGTCGCCCCAGTCAGGGCCCCAGGCTCCTTCTGTAGCGTTGATCTTCCTCCCCGAGGGCGTGGCCCTTGTCTCCAGGGGCCAGGAGAGCAAACCACTACAGCCCTGCTCCAGTCCGAGGGAAGGAGGACAAGTCAGGAAGGGGAGAGCATGCTTCCTTCCTAAAGAACTCAACTGAGGGGTTGCTGAAATCACCCACCCACATCCCGTGCTCTGAATTTAGTCACATTGCCACAACCAGCTGCAAGGGAGTGTGGGAAATGGAGTATTTATTTAGGGCAACCACGTGTCCAACTAAAAATCACAGGTTCTATTAATACAATAGAAAGTATAACTGATAGTGGGGGACAATTAGCTGCTGCATCTGTCACATCCATCCTAAAAGGAAAAACTGCCACAAatttcttttctccccacccctctcccacaCAAAACTAATCTGTAAGTACTAAATTCTGCTACAGTTTGCCACACCAGAGCCAAAAATTTTGAAGGGAGATAGTGGTGGGTGGAGCTTCAGACGGGAAGCAGATCTGTTTCAAGAATCTAAGGGTCTTAATAAGCATCACTGATAAGGAAAGAATTCTTTCGCGATGACTTATCAAGCTCCGAATGATCATAACTTATCACAAAACTTATTATAAAGGGATCATTCAATAAACAACTATGGAGCACCACTCTGTGGCTGGTTAACGTCCTTGTTTAAACCCTTCAATCTGAAAGCTCAAGACAATAGTTTCCATTCCCACGTGGCCCAACCAGCTCTATCTCCTCCCACGGCTAAAGGCGATTCCAAAACACACATCAGTTATCTCCTGTGCATACAGTGCTGGTCACAAAAGGCAATGGAAGGACAGATAACAGGagacagaggcaggaaggaataAATGGCTGGGATTCAGAATGCTGGACAAGCAGGGCAAATCCATTATTACTATGTGTCTACTGTATCCCTTATGTTACAACACAGAGTAGCCCCTACTTTGCACGTGATGTTACCAGGCAATGTGAGGGGTACATAAGGAACAGAAAACATgaccattcatttaaaaagtatcatCTGTTTAGAGGGTATCAGGGTTTGTTACACAAGTTGATTTCTAGGTGATCTGCAAACACAGGTGGCATACAGCTGACTGGATGCATACGTGCCAGCGAAGTTCAGAAAAAGGAAGGCAATTCCATGCTGCTCTGTTCCTGGGAATGCTTCTCTGGCCTGTCTGCTTCTCTGATTTACCCCTGGTGAGGGGTAAATCCTCTTCAGCCTTCGGGACACACACAAGCATCACCTTTCCTTCCGACCTTGCCTATACCATCTTCTGTCGCTTCACTTTTCCTGCTTGGCCACTGAACTGTCTGTCTCCCCTACTGAAAGAGTGGAAGCTTCTTGAGAGCAGGCACCTCATTGTTTCATCCACAGCTCATGACAGAGTTCTGGTCCAGCACCAGCTTGGAGGAATAAAGAATCTCTCAGGGCGGCTGTGGGAGGTAGTGCTAAACTTGATGTGAGGTGTGACTGAATCCAGCTCCAAGACTATACAGAAGATTATATGTCCCAAGATTATTTAGAAACCTAACGTGAGATGAAATCTAACCtcaggtagtttttttttttttttttttgagaaggtgacttttaaataaatcatcTTTAATTTGATAGAATTTGGATGAATGGAGCATAGGGCATCCCAAGAAGAATAGCCTCTCTTCCTCtaatagaagaggaaactggtattgtgtgtgtgtgtgtgtgtgtgtgtatgtgtgtgtgagagagagagagagagattcaggaagggcaggggggtgggggaaagagcAGAGTTAAAGG is from Cervus canadensis isolate Bull #8, Minnesota chromosome 27, ASM1932006v1, whole genome shotgun sequence and encodes:
- the COL8A1 gene encoding collagen alpha-1(VIII) chain isoform X1 — encoded protein: MAGPHSPLQLLGVLLTLSVGSVRLIQAGAYYGIKPLPPQIPAQIPPQIPQYQPLGQQVPHMPLGKDGLNVGKELPHMQYGKEYPHLPQYRKEVQPAPRMGKEAAPKKGKVEIPLASLRGEQGPRGEPGPRGPPGPPGLPGQGIPGVKGKPGPQGYPGIGKPGMPGMPGKPGAMGMPGAKGEIGPKGEIGPMGIPGPQGPPGPHGLPGIGKPGGPGLPGQPGAKGERGPKGPPGPPGLQGPKGEKGFGMPGLPGLKGPPGMHGPPGPVGLPGVGKPGVTGFPGPQGPLGKPGPPGEPGPQGPIGVPGVQGPPGIPGIGKPGQDGIPGQPGFPGGKGEQGLPGLPGPPGLPGVGKPGFPGPKGDRGVGGLPGPLGPRGEKGPVGAPGLGGPPGEPGLPGIPGPMGPPGAIGFPGPKGEGGVVGPQGPPGPKGEPGLQGFPGKPGFLGEVGPPGMRGLPGPIGPKGEAGLKGLPGLPGAPGLLGPKGEPGIPGEQGLQGPPGIPGIAGPSGPIGPPGIPGPKGEPGLPGPPGFPGVGKPGVAGLHGPPGKPGALGPQGQPGLPGPPGPPGPPGPPAVMPPTPPPHGEYLPDMGLGIEGAKPPHAYGAKKAKNGGGPAYEMPAFTAELTAPFPPVGAPVKFDKLLYNGRQNYNPQTGIFTCEVPGVYYFVYHVHCKGGNVWVALFRNNEPVMYTYDEYKKGFLDQASGSAVLLLRPGDRVFLQMPSEQAAGLYAGQYVHSSFSGYLLYPM
- the COL8A1 gene encoding collagen alpha-1(VIII) chain isoform X2; this encodes MAGPHSPLQLLGVLLTLSVGSVRLIQAGAYYGIKPLPPQIPAQIPPQIPQYQPLGQQVPHMPLGKDGLNVGKELPHMQYGKEYPHLPQYRKEVQPAPRMGKEAAPKKGKEIPLASLRGEQGPRGEPGPRGPPGPPGLPGQGIPGVKGKPGPQGYPGIGKPGMPGMPGKPGAMGMPGAKGEIGPKGEIGPMGIPGPQGPPGPHGLPGIGKPGGPGLPGQPGAKGERGPKGPPGPPGLQGPKGEKGFGMPGLPGLKGPPGMHGPPGPVGLPGVGKPGVTGFPGPQGPLGKPGPPGEPGPQGPIGVPGVQGPPGIPGIGKPGQDGIPGQPGFPGGKGEQGLPGLPGPPGLPGVGKPGFPGPKGDRGVGGLPGPLGPRGEKGPVGAPGLGGPPGEPGLPGIPGPMGPPGAIGFPGPKGEGGVVGPQGPPGPKGEPGLQGFPGKPGFLGEVGPPGMRGLPGPIGPKGEAGLKGLPGLPGAPGLLGPKGEPGIPGEQGLQGPPGIPGIAGPSGPIGPPGIPGPKGEPGLPGPPGFPGVGKPGVAGLHGPPGKPGALGPQGQPGLPGPPGPPGPPGPPAVMPPTPPPHGEYLPDMGLGIEGAKPPHAYGAKKAKNGGGPAYEMPAFTAELTAPFPPVGAPVKFDKLLYNGRQNYNPQTGIFTCEVPGVYYFVYHVHCKGGNVWVALFRNNEPVMYTYDEYKKGFLDQASGSAVLLLRPGDRVFLQMPSEQAAGLYAGQYVHSSFSGYLLYPM